One window of the Lactococcus lactis genome contains the following:
- the rpsC gene encoding 30S ribosomal protein S3, translating into MGQKVHPIGMRVGVIRDWDAKWYAEKEYADYLHEDLAIRQLIQTKLADASVSLIETERAINKVIVTLHTAKPGMVIGKSGANVDALRAELNKLTGKQVHINIVEIKKPDLDAHLVGEGIAKQLEARIAFRRAQKQAIQRAMRAGAKGIKTQVSGRLNGADIARAEGYSEGTVPLHTLRADIDYAWEEADTTYGKLGVKVWIYRGEVLPTKKSVKGEK; encoded by the coding sequence GTGGGTCAAAAAGTACATCCAATAGGAATGCGTGTTGGCGTTATTCGCGATTGGGATGCCAAATGGTATGCTGAAAAAGAATATGCGGATTACCTTCACGAAGACTTGGCAATTCGTCAACTTATCCAAACTAAACTTGCTGATGCTTCAGTATCATTGATTGAAACTGAACGTGCAATTAACAAAGTTATCGTAACTTTGCACACTGCTAAACCAGGTATGGTTATCGGTAAATCAGGAGCTAACGTTGATGCACTCCGTGCAGAACTCAACAAACTTACTGGTAAACAAGTTCACATCAACATCGTTGAAATCAAAAAACCTGATTTGGACGCTCATCTTGTTGGTGAAGGAATTGCTAAACAACTTGAAGCACGTATTGCTTTCCGTCGTGCTCAAAAACAAGCAATCCAACGTGCAATGCGCGCTGGTGCAAAAGGGATCAAAACTCAAGTTTCTGGTCGTTTGAATGGTGCTGATATTGCCCGTGCTGAAGGATATTCAGAAGGTACAGTTCCACTCCACACACTCCGTGCGGACATCGACTACGCTTGGGAAGAAGCAGACACAACTTATGGTAAACTCGGCGTTAAAGTTTGGATCTACCGTGGTGAAGTTCTCCCTACTAAAAAATCTGTGAAAGGAGAAAAATAA
- the rplV gene encoding 50S ribosomal protein L22: MAEITSAKATAKTVRVSPRKTRLVIDLIRGKRVADAIAILKFTPTKAAVEVENVLNSAIANAENNFGLEKANLVVSETFINEGPTMKRFRPRAKGSASPINKRTAHITVVVAEKE, from the coding sequence ATGGCAGAAATTACTTCAGCTAAAGCAACTGCAAAAACAGTTCGCGTTTCACCTCGTAAGACTCGTCTTGTTATCGATCTTATCCGCGGGAAACGTGTTGCAGATGCAATTGCAATCTTGAAATTTACACCGACTAAAGCTGCTGTAGAAGTTGAAAACGTACTTAATAGTGCTATCGCTAATGCAGAAAATAACTTTGGTCTTGAAAAAGCTAACTTGGTAGTAAGCGAAACATTTATTAATGAAGGTCCAACAATGAAACGTTTCCGTCCACGTGCCAAAGGTTCAGCTTCACCAATTAACAAACGCACAGCTCACATCACTGTAGTTGTAGCTGAGAAAGAATAA
- the rpsS gene encoding 30S ribosomal protein S19 yields MGRSLKKGPFVDEHLMKKVEAQVNAERKSVIKTWSRRSTIFPNFVGLTIAVYDGRKHVPVYVQEDMVGHKLGEFAPTRTYRGHAADDKKTRR; encoded by the coding sequence ATGGGTCGTAGTCTTAAAAAAGGACCTTTCGTCGATGAGCATTTGATGAAAAAAGTTGAAGCTCAAGTCAACGCCGAAAGAAAATCTGTGATCAAAACTTGGTCACGCCGTTCTACAATTTTCCCGAACTTTGTAGGACTTACAATTGCTGTTTACGATGGTCGCAAACATGTACCAGTTTACGTTCAAGAAGATATGGTTGGACACAAACTTGGTGAATTCGCACCAACTCGTACTTATCGTGGTCACGCTGCTGACGACAAGAAAACACGTCGCTAA
- the rplB gene encoding 50S ribosomal protein L2: MGIKVYKPTTNGRRNMTGSDFAEITTSTPEKSLLVSMSKTAGRNNTGRITVRHHGGGHKRKYRVIDFKRTTDNVVAKVATIEYDPNRTANIALIVYSNGVKSYILAPKGLEVGMTVVSGPEADIKVGNALPLANIPVGTLIHNIELKPGKGGQLVRSAGASAQVLGSEGKYTLVRLQSGEVRMILSTCRATIGVVGNEQQSLINLGKAGRTRHMGIRPTVRGSVMNPNDHPHGGGEGRQPVGRKSPMTPWGKPALGLKTRNKKAKSSKLIVRRIND, from the coding sequence GTGGGAATTAAAGTTTACAAACCTACCACAAACGGTCGCCGTAACATGACTGGTAGCGACTTCGCTGAAATCACTACAAGTACTCCTGAAAAGAGCTTGCTTGTAAGCATGAGCAAAACAGCTGGTCGTAATAACACTGGTCGTATCACAGTTCGTCACCACGGTGGTGGTCACAAACGTAAATATCGTGTAATCGACTTCAAACGTACAACTGACAACGTTGTTGCTAAAGTTGCTACAATTGAATACGATCCAAACCGTACTGCAAACATCGCATTGATCGTTTACTCTAACGGTGTTAAATCATACATCTTGGCTCCTAAAGGCCTTGAAGTTGGAATGACAGTTGTATCTGGCCCTGAAGCCGACATCAAAGTTGGTAACGCATTGCCACTTGCTAACATTCCAGTTGGTACATTGATCCACAACATTGAATTGAAACCTGGTAAAGGCGGACAATTGGTTCGTTCAGCTGGTGCTTCAGCTCAAGTACTCGGTTCAGAAGGTAAATATACACTCGTTCGTCTTCAATCAGGCGAAGTTCGTATGATCCTTTCAACTTGCCGTGCTACAATCGGTGTTGTAGGTAATGAACAACAAAGCTTAATCAACCTTGGTAAAGCAGGACGTACACGTCACATGGGTATCCGCCCAACAGTACGTGGTTCTGTAATGAACCCTAACGATCACCCACACGGTGGTGGTGAAGGTCGTCAACCAGTTGGTCGCAAGTCTCCAATGACTCCATGGGGTAAACCAGCTCTTGGTCTCAAGACTCGCAACAAGAAAGCAAAATCAAGCAAACTTATCGTTCGTCGTATCAACGACTAA
- a CDS encoding 50S ribosomal protein L23 — translation MSLYDIIRKPIITEASMAAMDQKKYTFEVDSRAHKLLIKQAVEAVFGVKVASVNTISVKPKSKRVGKYTGTKSGYKKAIVTLTEDSKTIEIFGEDAE, via the coding sequence ATGTCACTTTATGATATCATCCGTAAACCTATCATTACTGAAGCTTCTATGGCTGCAATGGATCAAAAGAAATATACTTTCGAAGTAGATTCACGTGCGCATAAACTTCTCATCAAACAAGCTGTTGAAGCTGTCTTTGGTGTAAAAGTTGCCTCAGTAAATACTATCAGCGTTAAACCAAAATCTAAACGAGTTGGTAAATACACTGGTACTAAATCAGGCTACAAAAAAGCTATCGTTACTTTGACTGAAGATTCTAAAACAATCGAAATCTTCGGCGAAGACGCAGAATAA
- the rplD gene encoding 50S ribosomal protein L4, giving the protein MAKVSLFKQDGSQAGEVTLNDSVFGIEPNESVVFDVVISQRASLRQGTHAHKNRSAVSGGGKKPWRQKGTGRARQGSTRSPQWRGGGTVFGPNPRSYAYKLPQKVRQLALKSVYSTKVADGKLIAVDTLDFTAPKTAEFAKVISALSIERKVLVVLPNEGNEFAELSARNLANVKVTTANSASVLDIVSADKLLVVQSALTQIEEVLA; this is encoded by the coding sequence ATGGCAAAAGTATCATTATTTAAACAAGATGGTTCACAAGCTGGTGAAGTTACACTTAACGACTCAGTATTTGGTATCGAACCAAACGAATCAGTCGTATTCGACGTTGTAATCTCACAACGCGCTAGCCTTCGCCAAGGAACACACGCACACAAAAATCGTTCTGCTGTGTCTGGTGGTGGTAAAAAACCATGGCGTCAAAAAGGTACAGGTCGTGCCCGTCAAGGTTCTACCCGCTCTCCACAATGGCGTGGTGGTGGTACTGTCTTCGGTCCAAACCCACGTAGCTACGCTTACAAACTTCCACAAAAAGTTCGTCAATTGGCGCTTAAATCAGTTTACTCAACAAAAGTTGCTGATGGTAAATTAATCGCTGTTGACACACTTGACTTTACAGCTCCTAAAACTGCTGAATTTGCAAAAGTAATCTCAGCACTTTCAATCGAGCGTAAAGTTCTTGTGGTTCTTCCAAACGAAGGTAACGAATTTGCAGAACTCTCTGCACGTAATCTTGCAAACGTGAAAGTTACAACTGCTAATTCAGCATCTGTACTTGACATCGTTTCTGCTGACAAACTCCTTGTGGTTCAATCAGCATTGACACAAATTGAGGAGGTTCTTGCATAA